The window ACTGTTTCTGTAAATCATATAGTGCTGCAATAAAATCCATTGGTTCTTTTGCATCTTTTTTACCTAAAGCCTGTGCCATGCGAATAAAACGTTCGTCACAGGTGTGTTTTTCAATAAAATGAGTAAAATAAGCTTTTGATATCATAATAAGTCCAGCACCATGAGGAAGATTATGATGATAAGCACTCATGGCGTGTTCCATAGAATGCTCACTTGTGCATGCACTTATGGTCATTACAACACCGGAAAGTGTATTGGCAAAAGCCACATGCTCTCGCGCTTCCATATCTGAACCATCTTTTACTGCTCGAGGCAAGTAAGTACCAATATTTTCAATTGCTGTTATTGCATACATATCACTCATTGTGTTTGCAGCTTTAGATATATAACACTCAACACTATGAAACAATGCATCAAAGCCCTGATATGCAGTAAATTCAGGTGGAACAGATCTCATCAGCTCAGGATCAATAACAGCAATTTGGGGAAATAGTGAATCATATCCTCCAAATCCTATCTTTTCATTTGTATCTTCATTGGAAATGACGCCCCATTGGTCCACTTCGCTGCCTGTTCCTGCAGTAGTAGTAATAGCCACAACAGGAAGCGGTTCGTTTTGAAGCACTCTTCCTTTTCCTGTTCCACCTGATATGTAATCCCATAAATCGCCGTCATTTGTTGCCATAGCCGCGATTGCCTTTGCAGCATCCATCACACTGCCGCCTCCAATGGCTACAACAAAGTCACAGCCATTTTCTTTTGCACAAGCTGCTCCTGCCATTACTGTAGACCTAAGCGGATTTGACATAATTTGGTCAAATATAACCATATCTATGCAAGATTGCTGTAACAGCTCTTTTGTTTTATCCAAAGAGCCATTTTTTCTAGCCGATTTTCCGTTAGAAATTACAATCAATGCTTTTTTTCCTGGCATTTTTTCCAAATGAAGATTGGAAATCTGTCCTTTTCCAAATAAAATCTTTGTAGGTACATACATTTGAAAACTCATTTTGAAACCTCCTGATCATTTCATTTTAAATTTATAAAAACAGTGCCTCGATACCTTTCTCATAAAGGAATTGTTTTCATATACTTTGCCGGATTTCCGCCAACAATGGTATTTGGTGCCACATCTTTTGTCACTACACTTCCTGCGGCAATCACAGCATTTTTTCCAATTTTAGTATCAAGCCCAAAATATGTATAAAAGGGCGGTAGCAGCAGAATTGTTTGGTCAATTTCTTTACCAAACAGATCTGATAAAATTTCTCTCACTTTCGGATCTCTGTAATCTAGCTGATTGAGTTTTGTTGTTAATTGTAAAGCCAAATTTATTCTGTCTAAAATCAATGGAAAATCTTATTTTCCGCGGAGAAATCACTGCTCCTGAAAGTTCTCTTTTAAAAATATCCATTTTGCTCCATACCTTCTCTCGTTTACTTTTATTTGTTATTTTTTATCACCTTGGCTGTGTAATAGGAAATACAAATCCAGAATACCATCATTGAGATATATTCCATTAAAAATATTGGTAGTGGTTGATTTACGTCAAAAAATACAAACTGATTTTTTAAAAACATGTAAGACAGTAAGTCATTTTCTAAAAACTCATAAATACCAATGATACAAATGAAAAATATAATAATCCGCAACATAAAAATCTGTGCCTTACATAGCTTCTTTTGTTTCAATGCTTTTGACCCCAAATTCATTATCATTCCCCAATGCAAACCAATATGTATGCTCATGAAAATAAATCCCCAATATGCTGACGCCATATGAAGCAATCTTGCAAATCCCATTCTTCCTTCAATCGGAAGAGACGAAAAAACCTCTCTTGATATGATAACACTGCTAATCATTAATCCTATCATACAAAACAGCACGAAAAAATTTATGACTGTATGAACAATCCGAAGCATTGTGTATTTTCCTTTCAAAAGGCTCCTATACCATCTCCAGTTTAGAATATGATGCAAAATAAACAGTATAAACATTGCAATACCTATCCATTCATGAGCAATTTCTCCAATTAGCATATATGGCATTTGACACAGGAGCAAAATTGTCATAAATATGTCAATGAACATTTTTTGTATCATTCTGGGTTTCAATCATAATCCCCCCTTATATATGAAACATTTTCATTTATTTACTATAAAAGTATATCTCATTCTTTATTTAGTGACTAATACCTATATTAAATTCCTAAATATGCCTTAAAAGTATGGATTGATATTTCCATAATTTTTTCTTCAAATACTTTTCATTGTTCTCCACTTTCCGCTCTTATATCGGTAGCAAAACGCAATAGACCTTGCCAGCCAGTCCATGCCCATGGCAATCCAAACGCCAATAATTCCAAAATGAAGTACAATACCGAAAAAAACAGCAGAACCAAGCCGAAACAGCACCATTGAGCCAATTCCTACAAACATTGTAAAACTTGCATCTCCTGATGCACGCAGGCTGTTTGCCAAATTAAAAGATGTTGGATGAAGAACAAATGCCAATATATTATGCATCACAATCAGTATTGCAGCATATCGCAGCGTTTCTCCCGATAAATGATAAAACTGTAAAATAAGTGGCAATAGTATACAAACAATACCACCTAATAAAGCGGTAGAAACATAAGATACCTTCATCAGTTTTTTTGTATAGTTTTGGGCATCATCTGGCAGTCCTGCTCCAATACACTGTCCCACCACGGTAATCATTGCTAAATTGACTGCATTCACAACCATAACAGCAATTTGATCGATACTGTTTGCTACTCCGTTAGCTGCAATCTGTTCTGTGCCAAAAAGGGATACGATACTGGTAACGAGTACTCTCCCCAAAGCAAACAAACCATTTTCAATTCCACCTGGAACAGCAATACGCATAATTTTTTGCAGTAAATCCTGTTTCCATGTAAAAATATTTTTGAAACAAAGAAAAATTAAGTAGTTCCTATTAAATGCCAACACTGTCATTATTATTGCTGACAATGCTCTTGAAATTAATGTAGGAACAGCCACCCCTGCAACTCCGGCATGAAATATCTGTACACCAATGAAATCTCCAATGATATTTACTATATTCATAAACAACGAAACATACATTGTCATGTTCGTTTTTCCCATAGAACGAAATAATGCTGCTGAAGCATTATAAATGCCAAGAAAAGGAAAGGAACACGCAGTAATAGAAAAATAAATCATAGCAGATCTCATTACATTATCTTCAACTCGCCCAAAAAGCACTTGCAGCAAACTATACCGAAACAACAAACACAACACCATAATCCCAATAGATATGATTACAGATATTAATAGCAGTTGACCTGCTGACTCTTTCGCTTTGTCCTTTTGACCTCTGCCAATATATTGCGAAACAATCACCGCGCCTCCAGTCGCAACAGCAGCTAATACTGTTATAACAAAATAATCTATCATATCTGCCAAAGCCACACCAGAAACGGCAGCTTCTCCTGCGGAAGAAACCATTATGGTATCTGTTATCCCAACCATAATAGACAAAATTTGTTCTATCACCAATGGAATTAATAATTTCTTCAATGATTGATTGCTAAACAACAAATACACCTCTTTGTTTAAATCAAAAGTAATCGGCAATGCTTTTTTCCTTTATCATAAAACTAAACATATCTTCTCATGCTTTTCTGCGATGACAGATTGCTCATTTTAGAAAAATATTTCAGGTGTATGTTTCGTCGATGATGTTTCACAATGCCGGAAATATATTTTTCTTTTTCCATAGTAAACTTTTTCATTTATGAGTTTGTTCTAATATCCTAATGCTTCCAACCAGCTGATCACATCATTTTGTGAGTTTGGCACATCTTCCTCATAAATATCAAACACATTTTCTGATAATTGCGCATTTTCAGGCAGCACTTCTTTAATATCCTCAACACTGTTTGCAAGACCACCTGTTCCATGCGAGCAGAACAGATAAATTTTCTTTCCAGACAAATCATTTTGTTCCATAAAAGATAAAAGTGCCATAGGAGCACCATACCACCAATTAGGATAGCCAAGAAATACTGTATCATAGCCTTCCATGTTCTCCACAGTTTTTATTAATTCTGGTCTTGCGTTATCTGAACGCTCCTGATTAGCTCTTTCCAAACATGCATCCCAATCACTGGAATACGGCTGTGTCACTTGAATAGAGAATAAATCTCCCCCAATTTCTTCCTCTATCCAGTACGCCATCTGGGCAACATTACCAGGGGCAATTACACTAGGAGAAGTTACTGCATCTGTTTCGCCTTCAACCACAGCGTTATCTGCCCAGGAAAAATACGCTATAAGAACACTATTTCCATCAGAAGTTTCTTGTGGTAATGCAGATTCATTTATTTGAACATCTTTTTCATATAAAAGGAAATCCTTATCTGTCTGATTTAAGGCTGTTGATATTGATTCTTCATCTTCTGAACTACATGCTACAAATGAAAACAGAAAAATGAAAGACAAAATAAGTAACACCTGTTTTTTCATGCCATATACCTCCTTATCTTTTTGTAACGAATAATACTAGAAACAGACTTTATTGACCTTTATCAACGGTCTTTTTATTCTTATTATATACCAAGCACAAATCAATAACTAATACCTATATTAAATTCTTAATTATGCCCAAAAAGCATGAAAAATGCACATTTTTTCTCTAATTAAGAAAAAATGTGCATTTGACTTCTCACAATTAACAAGCGATTCCCTTCAAATACAGGTTTCCATGATCTTAAGTTAATCATTAGCTAAAGTTACAAAATCCACTTCCAGACCATCTATCCAAGATCTTACATCTGATTCCGTTGCACCTGCTCCAAATCTGTGACCATCCATCCATACTGCATTTTCAGTTGAATTTTGAATTTCTTGTGCACTGGAACCTATACCACTGCTACCAGAAGTACAAAACGGAATGATTGTTTTTCCACTAAAGTCATAGCTTTCCAAAAACGTGTTTATAATTCTTGGTGCTTCACCCCACCAAATAGGATAGCCAATAAAGACAACATCATACTCATCCATATTCTCTATGTTTCCTGAAATTGCAGGTCTTGCACTTGGATCATTCATCTCCAAACTGGTACGACTAGAATCATCACCATAGTTTAAATCCTCATCAGTATATGGAATTTGAGGAATAATCTCATATAAATCTGCATCCAAAATGCTGCTTATGCGGTTTGCTACTCCTTCCGTATTTCCTGTACAAGAAAAATATGCCACCAGAACATTTTGCTCTGTATCCGTATTTACATCCATTTCTGGCTCAGAAGGAGATACATTTTGTCCAACCTGATATCTCATTATTACCGCTGCTACTTCCGCTCTTGTTGCATTTCCCACAGGGTTAAATCTGTTGCCTGTTGTTCCGCTCATATATCCACTACTTTGTGCCCAATCCACTGCCTGCTTTGCCCATGATGAAATCTGTTCTTCATCAGAAAAATCTGCTTTTACATCAGTTTCCGGACTTCCAGCGTAACGCCACAAAATAGCTGCAATCTGCTCCCTTGTTACAGCATCTTCTGTACCAAAAGTATCGTTGTTATAACCGCTTATGATCCCGTTTTGGGATGCCCACAAAACTCCATCAGAATACCAAGCATCCTCTTCTGTGTCTGTAAAATGATCTGTTCCTGTAACTGATGGACTATCATCCATACGGTATAATACTGTTGCAAGCATTGCTCTTGTCATAGACTCATTTGGAGAAAATGCCGTTTCGTCTGTGCCACTCATTAAGCTATTTTCTGTACAATACATGACTGCGTCTGTATACCACGCATCTGCAGATACATCAGAAAATCCTGTATCCTCAACTGCCGCAAAAGCAACTGTCATTGTTGAAAACGCCATTAAAAATATCAGAGCAATCATTAAAATATGTTTCAAAATTCGCATTAATTTTTCCCCCTTTTTATTTTTTAATTGCTATGTTAAGCTTATGACTTAGAGCTGATTTCATCCGCCACCTCAAAAGAAACATCTACTCTGTTTGGCAAATCATGGAACACAGAAAGATCAGAGGTTACTTGTCCAATTGGATAAACTGCCATGGTTAAATTAGGATGGTCTGTTTGTGCATAGAAAATTGCTGCTGTATTATTGGTTGGGCAATATGTAATATCGCCATTATCAAAATATAACTGTCCTTCACCTTCTACTGTAATATCATAATCTATACCTCCATATACTTCTCGACCTCCATAGTTTGACATTGAAATCGTTTGTGGCAACTGTGATATAAACTGTTCTGCCATACTATTGTCATATAAAATGCCTTCCAAAACTGCATCTCCAATGGTGATATATACTTTCGTCTGTTCTTCAGCAAGATGATTGTTTGATTCCAGATTATTCAGCTCTAGACCTTTCAACCAATTATCTATCGTTTCTTGGGCTCCAGAAACTTCTGATGCCTCCAATGCAAGCCCCTGTTCTACCGTTGCATTTTGGCTGGATTGTTCTACTTCAGAATAACTACTGCCTGCCCCATATCCATCATGTGTACAAAACGGAATGATCTTTTTTCCCGAAAGGTCTGCACTTTCCAAAAATGACAGAACAGGAGTAGGTACCGAAGATGCCCATACAGGATATCCCACAAAAATAATATCATATTTCGATAAATCCACTTCAGATATTAGTTCGGGTCTGAAATTTTCTCCCT of the Anaerotignum faecicola genome contains:
- a CDS encoding DUF4405 domain-containing protein, whose translation is MKPRMIQKMFIDIFMTILLLCQMPYMLIGEIAHEWIGIAMFILFILHHILNWRWYRSLLKGKYTMLRIVHTVINFFVLFCMIGLMISSVIISREVFSSLPIEGRMGFARLLHMASAYWGFIFMSIHIGLHWGMIMNLGSKALKQKKLCKAQIFMLRIIIFFICIIGIYEFLENDLLSYMFLKNQFVFFDVNQPLPIFLMEYISMMVFWICISYYTAKVIKNNK
- a CDS encoding iron-containing alcohol dehydrogenase, which encodes MSFQMYVPTKILFGKGQISNLHLEKMPGKKALIVISNGKSARKNGSLDKTKELLQQSCIDMVIFDQIMSNPLRSTVMAGAACAKENGCDFVVAIGGGSVMDAAKAIAAMATNDGDLWDYISGGTGKGRVLQNEPLPVVAITTTAGTGSEVDQWGVISNEDTNEKIGFGGYDSLFPQIAVIDPELMRSVPPEFTAYQGFDALFHSVECYISKAANTMSDMYAITAIENIGTYLPRAVKDGSDMEAREHVAFANTLSGVVMTISACTSEHSMEHAMSAYHHNLPHGAGLIMISKAYFTHFIEKHTCDERFIRMAQALGKKDAKEPMDFIAALYDLQKQCGVSELKMSDYGLNPNEFMTLTQNARETMGGLFACDPVTLSDADCVSIFEKSYR
- a CDS encoding MATE family efflux transporter, which codes for MPITFDLNKEVYLLFSNQSLKKLLIPLVIEQILSIMVGITDTIMVSSAGEAAVSGVALADMIDYFVITVLAAVATGGAVIVSQYIGRGQKDKAKESAGQLLLISVIISIGIMVLCLLFRYSLLQVLFGRVEDNVMRSAMIYFSITACSFPFLGIYNASAALFRSMGKTNMTMYVSLFMNIVNIIGDFIGVQIFHAGVAGVAVPTLISRALSAIIMTVLAFNRNYLIFLCFKNIFTWKQDLLQKIMRIAVPGGIENGLFALGRVLVTSIVSLFGTEQIAANGVANSIDQIAVMVVNAVNLAMITVVGQCIGAGLPDDAQNYTKKLMKVSYVSTALLGGIVCILLPLILQFYHLSGETLRYAAILIVMHNILAFVLHPTSFNLANSLRASGDASFTMFVGIGSMVLFRLGSAVFFGIVLHFGIIGVWIAMGMDWLARSIAFCYRYKSGKWRTMKSI
- a CDS encoding flavodoxin, which gives rise to MRILKHILMIALIFLMAFSTMTVAFAAVEDTGFSDVSADAWYTDAVMYCTENSLMSGTDETAFSPNESMTRAMLATVLYRMDDSPSVTGTDHFTDTEEDAWYSDGVLWASQNGIISGYNNDTFGTEDAVTREQIAAILWRYAGSPETDVKADFSDEEQISSWAKQAVDWAQSSGYMSGTTGNRFNPVGNATRAEVAAVIMRYQVGQNVSPSEPEMDVNTDTEQNVLVAYFSCTGNTEGVANRISSILDADLYEIIPQIPYTDEDLNYGDDSSRTSLEMNDPSARPAISGNIENMDEYDVVFIGYPIWWGEAPRIINTFLESYDFSGKTIIPFCTSGSSGIGSSAQEIQNSTENAVWMDGHRFGAGATESDVRSWIDGLEVDFVTLAND
- a CDS encoding flavodoxin; its protein translation is MKKQVLLILSFIFLFSFVACSSEDEESISTALNQTDKDFLLYEKDVQINESALPQETSDGNSVLIAYFSWADNAVVEGETDAVTSPSVIAPGNVAQMAYWIEEEIGGDLFSIQVTQPYSSDWDACLERANQERSDNARPELIKTVENMEGYDTVFLGYPNWWYGAPMALLSFMEQNDLSGKKIYLFCSHGTGGLANSVEDIKEVLPENAQLSENVFDIYEEDVPNSQNDVISWLEALGY